The following proteins come from a genomic window of Candidatus Bipolaricaulis sibiricus:
- a CDS encoding Heat shock protein 60 family chaperone GroEL — MAAKEVIYGEEARRKVLTGVEKLASVVRVTLGPRGRNVGIEKKFGSPDIVNDGVTIAEEQEYKDPFENMGAQLVKEVASKTNDVAGDGTTTATILAHALLKEGFKMVAAGSNPMALKRGMEKGVKVVVEELTKMSRKLSTKAETAQVASITAHDPEIGRVIADAMEEVGEAGVITVEDSDTIETHYEVVEGMQFDREYISPYFVTNPKKMEVELENPYILVTDRELKNAMEMIPLLEKIAQTGKPLLIIAKDVTGEALSTLVLNKLKGTLASCAVKAPGFGDRRKAMLEDIAILTGGVVVAEDAGMEIKNTTLDMLGRAERVRVDHEDTTIIGGKGNPDAIKARVEQIEEQIKATDSDYDREKLEERKAKLAGGVAVIKVGAATETELEEKKHRMEDALEATKAAVDEGILPGGGVALLRTLKPLAKLEKELEGDEKVGVQILRKAIEAPARQLAENAGFEGAVIVEQLKKEKDAIGFDVATEQFRDMFEAGIIDPTKVTRSALQNAASIAGMLLTTEALVAEIKEEKKETMPTPPPEY; from the coding sequence ATGGCGGCCAAAGAAGTCATCTACGGAGAGGAAGCACGTCGCAAGGTACTGACGGGAGTCGAGAAGCTGGCGAGCGTCGTGCGGGTTACGCTGGGCCCCCGCGGGCGCAACGTGGGGATCGAGAAGAAGTTCGGATCCCCGGACATCGTCAACGATGGGGTGACGATCGCCGAAGAGCAGGAGTACAAGGACCCGTTCGAGAACATGGGGGCGCAGCTCGTGAAAGAAGTCGCCTCCAAGACGAACGACGTGGCCGGCGACGGAACGACCACCGCCACAATTCTGGCCCATGCCCTGCTCAAAGAGGGGTTCAAGATGGTCGCCGCCGGATCCAACCCGATGGCCCTCAAGCGGGGGATGGAGAAGGGGGTGAAGGTCGTCGTGGAGGAGCTCACCAAGATGTCGCGGAAGCTGTCCACGAAGGCCGAGACGGCGCAGGTCGCTTCGATCACCGCCCACGACCCAGAGATCGGACGGGTGATCGCTGACGCAATGGAGGAAGTCGGCGAGGCGGGCGTGATCACCGTCGAAGACTCCGACACCATCGAGACCCACTACGAGGTCGTAGAGGGGATGCAGTTCGATCGGGAGTACATCTCCCCGTACTTCGTGACCAACCCCAAGAAGATGGAGGTCGAGCTCGAGAACCCATACATCCTGGTCACGGATCGCGAGCTGAAGAACGCGATGGAGATGATCCCCCTCCTCGAGAAGATCGCCCAGACGGGCAAACCTCTCCTCATCATCGCCAAGGACGTCACGGGCGAGGCGCTGTCGACCCTCGTCCTCAACAAGCTCAAGGGGACCCTCGCCTCGTGCGCGGTGAAGGCGCCCGGGTTCGGCGATCGGCGCAAGGCGATGCTCGAGGACATCGCGATCCTCACGGGCGGCGTTGTGGTCGCCGAGGACGCCGGGATGGAGATCAAGAACACGACCCTCGACATGCTCGGCCGCGCTGAACGGGTCCGGGTGGACCACGAGGACACGACGATCATCGGCGGGAAGGGGAACCCCGACGCGATCAAGGCTCGGGTCGAGCAGATCGAGGAACAGATCAAGGCCACCGACTCCGACTACGACCGCGAGAAGCTCGAGGAGCGCAAGGCGAAGCTCGCCGGCGGCGTCGCGGTGATCAAGGTGGGAGCGGCAACGGAGACCGAGCTCGAGGAAAAGAAGCACCGCATGGAGGACGCGCTCGAGGCGACAAAGGCCGCGGTGGACGAGGGGATCCTGCCCGGCGGTGGCGTGGCCCTTCTGCGGACCCTCAAACCTCTGGCCAAGCTCGAGAAGGAGCTGGAGGGCGACGAGAAGGTCGGCGTGCAGATCCTGAGAAAGGCGATCGAAGCGCCGGCGCGCCAGCTCGCAGAGAACGCGGGGTTCGAGGGCGCCGTGATCGTCGAACAGCTGAAGAAGGAGAAGGACGCGATTGGGTTCGATGTCGCCACGGAGCAGTTCCGCGACATGTTCGAGGCGGGAATCATCGACCCAACGAAAGTGACGCGATCCGCTCTCCAGAACGCGGCCTCAATCGCCGGGATGCTTCTGACCACAGAGGCGCTCGTGGCTGAGATCAAGGAGGAGAAGAAGGAAACCATGCCCACTCCTCCACCCGAGTACTAG
- a CDS encoding Heat shock protein 60 family co-chaperone GroES: MKVKPLGNRILVKRIEEEERRTAGGIVLPESVKDEKAVKGEVVALGTGEKFEMKVGDTVLIAAYSGTEIRIGEEKHMLVKTTDVLAIVES, from the coding sequence ATGAAGGTAAAACCTTTGGGCAACCGGATCCTCGTCAAGAGGATCGAGGAGGAAGAGCGCCGCACGGCGGGAGGGATCGTCCTTCCCGAGTCGGTGAAGGATGAGAAGGCGGTCAAGGGCGAGGTAGTCGCCCTCGGGACCGGCGAGAAGTTCGAGATGAAGGTCGGGGACACGGTGTTGATCGCCGCGTACTCCGGCACCGAAATCCGCATCGGCGAGGAGAAGCACATGCTCGTCAAGACCACGGACGTCCTCGCGATCGTCGAGAGCTAG
- a CDS encoding Translation elongation factor P, whose amino-acid sequence MGISIGEISRGMTLIFDGELYEVTEFEHVKLGRGGAFVRAKMKNLRSGQVISKTLKDSDNLETAYLDTRILQYLYQAGGKYTFMDKETFEQHELSAEVVEPFRGYLLEGIDFTGLFYQDRMVKVIPPNFVDLRVVEAPPGTKGDTATGGQKPVTLQTGLVVKVPLFVTAGEVIRVDTRTGAYVERVS is encoded by the coding sequence ATGGGCATTTCCATTGGCGAGATCTCGCGAGGGATGACCCTCATCTTCGACGGTGAGCTGTACGAGGTGACCGAGTTCGAGCACGTCAAGCTCGGCCGGGGTGGGGCGTTCGTTCGAGCGAAGATGAAGAACCTGCGTTCCGGTCAGGTCATCTCCAAGACCCTGAAGGACTCGGACAACCTCGAGACGGCGTACCTTGATACCCGTATCCTCCAGTACCTGTACCAGGCCGGGGGCAAGTACACGTTCATGGACAAGGAGACCTTCGAGCAACATGAGCTGTCCGCGGAGGTGGTGGAACCGTTTCGCGGCTATCTGCTGGAGGGCATTGATTTTACGGGCCTGTTCTACCAGGATCGCATGGTGAAGGTGATACCGCCGAACTTCGTGGACCTGCGGGTCGTCGAAGCTCCGCCCGGGACGAAGGGTGATACAGCCACCGGGGGGCAGAAACCGGTGACTCTGCAGACAGGGCTTGTGGTGAAGGTGCCGTTGTTCGTGACCGCGGGCGAGGTGATCCGGGTGGACACGCGCACCGGCGCCTATGTGGAGCGGGTGAGCTAA